From the genome of Tachysurus vachellii isolate PV-2020 chromosome 2, HZAU_Pvac_v1, whole genome shotgun sequence, one region includes:
- the LOC132862728 gene encoding E3 SUMO-protein ligase ZBED1-like isoform X4 produces the protein MEKRGSYPERSHHPYTNKQLSFRHVYKDHTFTKAGEHFDLKKHLLEMIVTDLQTPTLVEEHGYRRFMNALNPSAYPALSASEMRKELVNMYVSTKRKVMDAVRTAIYPVLSAELWISSKEESYLTVTCHFIDNKWELKSYTLDTAQQLGEHTPENVHRQLWRISAEWEITEKIHVVVINVDGMKKVYQNSNWTYIPCFSHTLNKVILEVVASPDWRYLLKKCRHIVQFFHQKNEASWSDRLAQSSCVDWLSTLNMVEMICKQWPNFSQLSSYKQADNLWLNENERKLLENIKKALTVVKDVTWEIGTRGYVQISNIIPLLDKLHLSLQRQQDNSVALRLIEKCHHHFGNINKNVWFTVSTALDPRFKSSVLKTEEEIVKTKIQEEMCKLASAGMSNDCQRNISGKVDYEDLFLKYAIEGDVSATHSPLQYWEAMSKSNDMSMVAHKYLSVISTAIPIERMIHEDKSRFLFNRRKSLELKDINMMLFLNGNHQKI, from the exons atggagaaGAGGGGAAGTTATCCTG AGAGGAGTCATCATCcgtacacaaacaaacagctgtCGTTTAGACATGTGTACAAAGACCACACCTTCACCAAAGCAG gaGAACATTTTGATTTGAAGAAACACCTTCTGGAGATGATTGTTACAGATCTGCAGACACCAACACTCGTTGAAGAACACGGATACCGCCGTTTCATGAACGCTCTAAATCCCAGTGCTTATCCTGCACTGAGTGCCTCTGAGATGCGAAAAGAACTGGTGAATATGTACGTTTCCACAAAGAGGAAAGTGATGGATGCAGTAAGAACCGCCATATACCCAGTGCTCTCTGCTGAACTGTGGATCTCAAGCAAAGAAGAATCCTATCTGACAGTAACATGTCACTTCATTGATAATAAGTGGGAACTGAAATCCTACACACTGGACACGGCTCAGCAACTCGGCGAACACACGCCAGAAAATGTTCATCGGCAGCTATGGAGAATTTCAGCAGAATGGGAGATCACAGAGAAAATTCACGTGGTGGTCATTAATGTTGATGGAATGAAAAAGGTTTATCAAAATTCAAACTGGACATACATACCCTGCTTCAGCCACACTCTCAACAAAGTCATCTTAGAAGTTGTAGCTAGCCCTGATTGGAGATATCTGCTGAAGAAATGCCGCCATATTGTTCAGTTTTTCCACCAGAAAAATGAAGCATCATGGAGTGACCGCTTGGCCCAGTCTTCTTGTGTTGACTGGCTTTCGACACTAAACATGGTGGAAATGATCTGCAAGCAGTGGCCGAACTTTTCCCAACTCTCCAGTTACAAACAAGCAGATAATCTTTggctgaatgaaaatgaaaggaagttgcttgaaaatataaaaaaggccCTTACTGTTGTTAAAGACGTGACATGGGAGATTGGGACACGTGGATATGTTCAAATCTCCAACATCATACCTCTGCTTGATAAGCTTCATTTGAGCCTCCAAAGGCAACAAGACAACAGTGTAGCCTTGAGGCTCATTGAGAAATGTCATCACCACTTTGGaaacatcaacaaaaatgtATGGTTCACTGTTAGCACAGCACTGGACCCTAGATTCAAAAGCAGTGTACTGAAGACTGAAGAGGAAATAGTCAAAACAAAGATCCAAGAGGAAATGTGCAAACTGGCAAGTGCTGGGATGAGTAACGATTGCCAGAGAAACATTTCAGGGAAAGTGGATTATGAAGATTTATTCCTGAAGTATGCTATAGAAGGTGATGTCTCAGCTACTCACAGTCCTCTTCAATACTGGGAAGCTATGAGCAAGTCTAATGACATGTCCATGGTTGCACACAAATACCTCAGTGTGATCTCCACTGCTATTCCAATAGAGCGGATGATACATGAGGACAAATCCCGGTTTCTTTTCAACAGGAGGAAATCCTTGGAGCTGAAAGATATCAACATGATGCTGTTTCTGAATGGTAATCACCAAAAGATATGA
- the LOC132862728 gene encoding E3 SUMO-protein ligase ZBED1-like isoform X2, which yields MEKRGSYPERSHHPYTNKQLSFRHVYKDHTFTKAESGSRQLHDPDWRRKEYEFRPDKALSVKQRNMRLERSHHPYTNKQLSFRHVYKDHTFTKAESGSRQLHDPDRRRKEYEFRPDKALSVKQPNMRLGEHFDLKKHLLEMIVTDLQTPTLVEEHGYRRFMNALNPSAYPALSASEMRKELVNMYVSTKRKVMDAVRTAIYPVLSAELWISSKEESYLTVTCHFIDNKWELKSYTLDTAQQLGEHTPENVHRQLWRISAEWEITEKIHVVVINVDGMKKVYQNSNWTYIPCFSHTLNKVILEVVASPDWRYLLKKCRHIVQFFHQKNEASWSDRLAQSSCVDWLSTLNMVEMICKQWPNFSQLSSYKQADNLWLNENERKLLENIKKALTVVKDVTWEIGTRGYVQISNIIPLLDKLHLSLQRQQDNSVALRLIEKCHHHFGNINKNVWFTVSTALDPRFKSSVLKTEEEIVKTKIQEEMCKLASAGMSNDCQRNISGKVDYEDLFLKYAIEGDVSATHSPLQYWEAMSKSNDMSMVAHKYLSVISTAIPIERMIHEDKSRFLFNRRKSLELKDINMMLFLNGNHQKI from the exons atggagaaGAGGGGAAGTTATCCTG AGAGGAGTCATCATCcgtacacaaacaaacagctgtCGTTTAGACATGTGTACAAAGACCACACCTTCACCAAAGCAG AAAGTGGTAGTAGACAATTACATGATCCTGATTGGAGAAGAAAGGAATATGAATTCAGACCCGATAAAGCTTTATCGGTTAAACAACGAAATATGCGCCTAG AGAGGAGTCATCATCcgtacacaaacaaacagctgtCGTTTAGACATGTGTACAAAGACCACACCTTCACTAAAGCAG AAAGTGGTAGTAGACAATTACATGATCCTGATCGGAGAAGAAAGGAATATGAATTCAGACCCGATAAAGCTTTATCGGTTAAACAACCAAATATGCGCCTAG gaGAACATTTTGATTTGAAGAAACACCTTCTGGAGATGATTGTTACAGATCTGCAGACACCAACACTCGTTGAAGAACACGGATACCGCCGTTTCATGAACGCTCTAAATCCCAGTGCTTATCCTGCACTGAGTGCCTCTGAGATGCGAAAAGAACTGGTGAATATGTACGTTTCCACAAAGAGGAAAGTGATGGATGCAGTAAGAACCGCCATATACCCAGTGCTCTCTGCTGAACTGTGGATCTCAAGCAAAGAAGAATCCTATCTGACAGTAACATGTCACTTCATTGATAATAAGTGGGAACTGAAATCCTACACACTGGACACGGCTCAGCAACTCGGCGAACACACGCCAGAAAATGTTCATCGGCAGCTATGGAGAATTTCAGCAGAATGGGAGATCACAGAGAAAATTCACGTGGTGGTCATTAATGTTGATGGAATGAAAAAGGTTTATCAAAATTCAAACTGGACATACATACCCTGCTTCAGCCACACTCTCAACAAAGTCATCTTAGAAGTTGTAGCTAGCCCTGATTGGAGATATCTGCTGAAGAAATGCCGCCATATTGTTCAGTTTTTCCACCAGAAAAATGAAGCATCATGGAGTGACCGCTTGGCCCAGTCTTCTTGTGTTGACTGGCTTTCGACACTAAACATGGTGGAAATGATCTGCAAGCAGTGGCCGAACTTTTCCCAACTCTCCAGTTACAAACAAGCAGATAATCTTTggctgaatgaaaatgaaaggaagttgcttgaaaatataaaaaaggccCTTACTGTTGTTAAAGACGTGACATGGGAGATTGGGACACGTGGATATGTTCAAATCTCCAACATCATACCTCTGCTTGATAAGCTTCATTTGAGCCTCCAAAGGCAACAAGACAACAGTGTAGCCTTGAGGCTCATTGAGAAATGTCATCACCACTTTGGaaacatcaacaaaaatgtATGGTTCACTGTTAGCACAGCACTGGACCCTAGATTCAAAAGCAGTGTACTGAAGACTGAAGAGGAAATAGTCAAAACAAAGATCCAAGAGGAAATGTGCAAACTGGCAAGTGCTGGGATGAGTAACGATTGCCAGAGAAACATTTCAGGGAAAGTGGATTATGAAGATTTATTCCTGAAGTATGCTATAGAAGGTGATGTCTCAGCTACTCACAGTCCTCTTCAATACTGGGAAGCTATGAGCAAGTCTAATGACATGTCCATGGTTGCACACAAATACCTCAGTGTGATCTCCACTGCTATTCCAATAGAGCGGATGATACATGAGGACAAATCCCGGTTTCTTTTCAACAGGAGGAAATCCTTGGAGCTGAAAGATATCAACATGATGCTGTTTCTGAATGGTAATCACCAAAAGATATGA